The Triticum dicoccoides isolate Atlit2015 ecotype Zavitan chromosome 6A, WEW_v2.0, whole genome shotgun sequence genome has a window encoding:
- the LOC119316123 gene encoding uncharacterized protein LOC119316123, which yields WNDYFEESPRYPENLFRRRFRMSRNLFNRIAETILQHDYDGYFTQKRSSCGLLGLHPLQKMTATMRMLTYGIAADSADDYIRSAEATNLEACKKFVIKICEVFGNQYLRSPNEEDTTRLLAIGEERGFPAEGEAPEVNYTINGHQYTMGYYLADGIYPRWATFVKTIPSPQTRKKKHFAQRQEAARKDVERAFGVLQSRFAIVRGPAKGWKRKEIGDVMKACVIMHNMIVEDERHTGQQNNTYEAMGERVRVSSTHAEELSAFIQMHQQIRNKDEHSQLQDDLVEHLWQKFGHE from the exons TGGAATGACTACTTCGAAGAAAGTCCTCGCTATCCCGAAAACTTATTTCGGCGAAG GTTTAGGATGTCTCGTAATTTGTTTAATCGCATAGCTGAAACTATACTTCAACATGATTATGATGGTTATTTTACGCAAAAAAGAAGTTCTTGTGGACTTCTTGGGTTGCATCCGTTGCAAAAGATGACCGCAACAATGCGAATGCTAACTTATGGAATAGCAGCTGATAGTGCCGATGACTACATCCGGTCTGCAGAAGCTACTAATCTAGAGGCTTGCAAGAAGTTTGTGATCAAAATTTGTGAAGTCTTTGGGAACCAATACCTGAGATCTCCAAATGAAGAAGATACTACAAGATTACTTGCAATAGGGGAGGAAAGAGGATTCCCTG CTGAAGGTGAAGCTCCAGAAGTGAATTATACCATCAATGGTCATCAATACACAATGGGGTATTACCTTGCAGATGGCATATATCCACGGTGGgcaacatttgtgaagaccataCCATCTCCACAAACAAGAAAGAAGAAACATTTTGCCCAAAGGCAAGAGGcggctagaaaggatgtggaacgagCCTTTGGAGTTCTGCAATCCCGTTTTGCCATTGTCCGAGGACCTGCGAAAGGATGGAAACGTAAAGAAATCGGTGATGTCATGAAAGCTTGTGTCATAATGCACAATATGATAGTTGAAGACGAACGACACACTGGTCAGCAAAACAACACTTATGAGGCAATGGGAGAAAGAGTCAGGGTGTCCTCTACTCATGCGGAAGAGCTGAGTGCATTTATTCAGATGCATCAGCAAATTAGAAACAAAGATGAACATTCTCAGCTTCAAGATGATCTAGTTGAGCACCTCTGGCAGAAGTTTGGACACGAATGA